One genomic window of Motacilla alba alba isolate MOTALB_02 chromosome 1, Motacilla_alba_V1.0_pri, whole genome shotgun sequence includes the following:
- the SPRYD7 gene encoding SPRY domain-containing protein 7: MAASVFCCFSWCRDGGAGHIPLKEMPAVHLDTQRMGTDVVIVKNGRRICGTGGCLANAPLHQNKSYFEFKIQSTGIWGIGVATQKANLNQIPLGRDVHSLVIRNDGALYYNNEEKNRLPANNLPQEGDVVGITYDHVELNVYLNGKNMHCPASGIRGTVYPVVYVDDSAILDCQFSEFYHTPPPGFEKILFEQQIF, encoded by the exons ATGGCCGCCTCCgtgttctgctgcttctcctggtgCCGGGATGGCGGCGCCGGGCACATCCCGCTCAAGGAGATGCCCGCCGTGCACCTGGACACGCAGCGCATGG gAACAGATGTCGTCATTGTTAAAAATGGCAGGAGAATATGTGGCACGGGAGGATGCTTAGCCAATGCACCTTTGCATCAGAACAAGAGCTATTTCGAGTTTAAAATCCAGTCTACAG GGATTTGGGGTATAGGAGTTGCAACCCAGAAAGCAAACTTGAATCAAATTCCACTTGGTCGAGATGTCCACAGCCTGGTGATAAGAAATGATGGAGCTCTCTACTATAACAATGAGGAGAAAAATAGGCTACCAGCAAACAACCTTCCTCAGGAGGGCGATGTGGTG GGCATTACATATGACCATGTAGaattaaatgtatatttaaatggCAAGAACATGCATTGCCCAGCTTCAGGAATCAGGGGGACTGTCTATCCAGTGGTCTATG TTGATGACAGTGCCATTCTGGATTGTCAGTTCAGTGAATTTTATCATACACCTCCACCTGGGTTTGAAAAGATCCTCTTTGAGCAGCAAATCTTCTGA